From Myxococcales bacterium, the proteins below share one genomic window:
- a CDS encoding VOC family protein, producing the protein MTLKRMDNVGIVVEDLDATIAFFAELGLVLEGRSLIEGEWAGRVTGVRGQRVEIAMMKTPDGHSRLELSRFLAPATLADHRTAPVNALGYLRVMFAVEDLDDTLARLKKLGATVVDEVVDYQGIYKLCYIRGPEGILLGLAEELGKQASRRDPLET; encoded by the coding sequence ATGACCCTCAAACGCATGGACAACGTCGGCATCGTGGTCGAAGACCTCGACGCCACCATCGCCTTCTTCGCCGAGCTCGGCCTCGTCCTCGAGGGGCGCTCGCTCATCGAGGGCGAGTGGGCGGGGCGCGTGACCGGGGTGCGCGGGCAGCGCGTCGAGATCGCCATGATGAAGACGCCGGACGGCCATAGCCGCCTCGAGCTCTCGCGGTTCCTCGCGCCCGCCACCCTGGCCGATCACCGCACCGCCCCCGTGAACGCGCTCGGCTACCTGCGCGTCATGTTCGCCGTCGAAGATCTGGACGACACGCTCGCCCGCCTCAAGAAGCTCGGCGCCACCGTGGTCGACGAAGTGGTCGACTACCAGGGCATCTACAAGCTCTGTTACATCCGCGGGCCCGAGGGCATCCTCCTCGGCCTCGCCGAAGAGCTGGGAAAACAAGCCTCCCGCCGCGACCCGCTCGAGACGTGA
- a CDS encoding SUMF1/EgtB/PvdO family nonheme iron enzyme has protein sequence MLRRLTLFTLLVGTSLTVAACAKETSLTQAAPICGRGEYSCDGDTLQRCRDDGTDFDGIQICDPGGCVQGKSECQKPPPANVKPLSSKDWVACPSSSPDRDKGDAPCKPVDVAVTVDGPPVRVRIDPYEVTAAEYLRFWKTIDPGKTFPGMPATCSFKEGTGHTPEVAGWPAITETQAKSPAVGIDWCDASAYCRWAGKRLCGRPGGGPAKYAYTANDFSATEGRRTDNEWSIACNGGGARPFPYGQVYEATTCNTSVNGAPPKTLAPVGSYPACKTPEGVYDMSGNAPEMIDMCEADTGRDDLCIIGGGGLTQFGFTADCGLFLVKRGTRNVVGFRCCAD, from the coding sequence ATGCTGCGCCGACTGACACTCTTCACGCTCCTCGTCGGAACGTCCCTTACGGTCGCGGCGTGCGCCAAGGAGACCAGCCTCACCCAGGCTGCGCCGATCTGCGGGCGCGGCGAGTACTCGTGCGACGGAGACACGTTGCAGCGATGCCGCGACGACGGCACGGACTTCGACGGCATCCAGATCTGCGATCCCGGCGGCTGTGTGCAGGGCAAGTCCGAGTGCCAGAAGCCCCCGCCAGCCAACGTCAAGCCGCTCAGCTCGAAGGACTGGGTCGCCTGTCCCTCGTCGTCGCCGGATCGGGACAAGGGCGACGCGCCATGCAAGCCCGTCGACGTCGCCGTCACGGTCGACGGACCGCCCGTGCGTGTGCGCATCGATCCCTACGAGGTCACGGCGGCCGAATACCTGCGCTTCTGGAAGACGATCGACCCTGGCAAGACCTTCCCAGGCATGCCCGCTACCTGCAGCTTCAAGGAAGGCACTGGACACACCCCGGAGGTCGCTGGCTGGCCCGCAATCACCGAGACGCAGGCGAAATCCCCCGCGGTCGGCATCGACTGGTGCGACGCCTCCGCGTACTGCCGCTGGGCCGGAAAGCGCCTCTGCGGCCGCCCGGGTGGTGGCCCAGCGAAGTACGCGTACACGGCGAACGACTTCTCCGCGACCGAAGGCAGACGCACCGACAACGAATGGAGCATCGCCTGCAACGGCGGGGGCGCGAGGCCGTTTCCTTACGGCCAAGTCTACGAGGCGACCACGTGCAACACATCGGTCAACGGCGCGCCGCCGAAGACCCTCGCGCCCGTCGGCTCCTACCCCGCCTGCAAGACGCCCGAGGGCGTCTACGACATGTCCGGCAATGCACCCGAGATGATCGACATGTGCGAGGCCGACACGGGGCGCGACGACCTTTGCATCATCGGGGGCGGCGGGCTGACCCAGTTCGGCTTCACCGCCGACTGCGGCTTGTTCCTTGTGAAGCGTGGAACGCGCAATGTGGTCGGCTTCCGATGCTGCGCCGACTGA
- a CDS encoding SUMF1/EgtB/PvdO family nonheme iron enzyme, whose amino-acid sequence MGRWERGSGSERVLAWALVGLVGAVGASGCTKRTEAEVVTQVCEPASNDCQEDTLRRCNDVGSGWDIVERCPPGTCIGAPACGGPVAPIASTEWVDCTPGSGGDLTKGDPPCKPVTESGVKIDPFEVTRSQYLAFWRATANGRNTLGLGVECDYKKTIPFTPSVEGWPTLSDAQARLPITGVDGCDARAYCRWAGKRLCGGTDGKPSREPFAARGTTPVNDAWQRVCETAPNDTGCNVRQNQGSASRPIAPVGSFPQCRTPGGVYDLHGNVAEIVDVCTDQFLLCRRSGGSAENYGVASDCASNENNYVPDNRRENTAGFRCCAD is encoded by the coding sequence ATGGGGAGATGGGAAAGAGGGAGTGGGAGCGAGCGCGTGCTCGCATGGGCGCTCGTCGGGCTGGTCGGAGCTGTGGGCGCCTCGGGTTGCACGAAGCGGACGGAAGCGGAGGTCGTCACGCAGGTGTGCGAGCCTGCTTCGAACGATTGCCAAGAAGATACGCTACGCCGCTGCAACGACGTAGGCTCGGGGTGGGACATCGTAGAGCGCTGTCCCCCAGGCACGTGCATCGGCGCGCCCGCGTGCGGCGGGCCGGTCGCGCCCATCGCGTCTACCGAGTGGGTCGACTGCACGCCAGGCTCGGGAGGTGATCTCACGAAGGGAGATCCGCCCTGCAAGCCTGTCACCGAGAGCGGGGTCAAGATCGATCCGTTCGAGGTGACGAGGAGCCAATACCTTGCGTTCTGGCGGGCCACCGCGAACGGCCGCAACACGCTGGGGCTAGGGGTCGAGTGCGACTACAAGAAGACCATCCCCTTCACGCCGAGCGTCGAGGGATGGCCCACTCTGTCCGACGCGCAGGCCCGCCTCCCCATCACGGGGGTCGACGGCTGCGACGCGCGCGCGTACTGCCGCTGGGCCGGCAAGCGCCTCTGCGGCGGCACCGACGGCAAGCCTTCCCGCGAGCCCTTCGCGGCGCGCGGTACGACGCCCGTCAACGACGCTTGGCAACGCGTCTGCGAGACCGCACCGAACGACACGGGCTGCAACGTCCGACAGAACCAAGGCTCCGCCTCTCGGCCCATCGCCCCGGTGGGCTCGTTCCCGCAGTGTAGGACTCCGGGTGGCGTCTACGATTTGCACGGGAACGTCGCCGAGATCGTCGACGTGTGCACCGATCAGTTTTTGCTCTGCCGCCGCTCGGGCGGCTCGGCCGAGAACTACGGAGTCGCGTCCGACTGCGCGAGCAACGAGAACAACTACGTTCCCGACAACCGACGAGAGAACACCGCGGGGTTCCGATGCTGCGCCGACTGA